In a genomic window of Chrysemys picta bellii isolate R12L10 chromosome 1, ASM1138683v2, whole genome shotgun sequence:
- the LOC135982546 gene encoding uncharacterized LOC128071544 homolog, whose product MRDFPSAAGGTHSENAGAAGGKGPVQRQRETKRKKTSRRTAVREPCGRKCFKAASSSRPPRGT is encoded by the coding sequence ATGCGAGACTTCCCCTCAGCAGCAGGAGGCACACATTCAGAGAatgctggagctgcaggagggaagGGCCCAGTGCAAcgacagagagagacaaagagaaaaaAGACAAGCAGACGGACAGCGGTGAGAGAACCGTGCGGCAGAAAGTGCTTCaaagctgccagcagcagcaggccccCTAGAGGAACTTGA